In Amycolatopsis jiangsuensis, the following proteins share a genomic window:
- a CDS encoding WXG100 family type VII secretion target, whose product MGDKHDDNSHGFTADETGVWPDTTGTGNGNTTGDPTKDFDGLSWKQIEAAVLGGGSMEHGQDNLDKAYGNVNWQSLQDAAGIFQETQQNLAMVAQALKDQTAALAGPDGPWKGEAATNFKTMMTTFATKFSDLADRIADDGGSHNVPTQLVNSAAYLKWAQDTIRYIDRFYAAQVIARGKQLDDGRAYISQFPDAVEMMTNDMRKVAGQLAQQYHSVTVNEGQTTPPPPPNTDQPDPPPPPPPPPDPPPAPTPPPPPPVTPPPPAPPPPTPPPTSPPPPTPEPPPVTPPPGGSDGPGAPPPLNNAELPPPPGGSGGGPGGSDVPPPLNNAEIPPPPGGVDGPGGNGTPPPLNNAVIPPPPGGSNGPGGNNGPGNNKLQSPDLPPPPDGSTGGSPTPPPLSPAPIPPPPGSTGGGPNGSTGNNNLKSPPLSPPPGNSLGNNLTSPQIPPPPGSSGGLGNNPGGSGNLTSPQIPPPPGDSGLGGNSDLANNALNPAHLPPGLTPPGDQTPGGGGMPMMPPGGMGGAGGMNSPSSERPDSSGLLGNIKQPWVSPPPEGIGNPNANGEAPPLSSANWAPPPGASGGLGDGPGGLGDGLGGTGGTGGPDAIKGLGESDLPKMPDPIGEQNQNNQQQQQTPGAGTPPMMPPGGMGGAGGMNAPSAERPDSSGLLGNVDKPWLSEIPGGVGDPTSQGETPPLSSAEWAPPPGGAVDPGGVGSGPGDSIGDGFKGIGESDGPKLPDPIGSQNENQQQLPQTPGAGTPPMMPPGGMGGAGGMNAPSAERPDSAGLLGNVDRPWLSEMPGGVGDPTSQGETPRSESAGWAPPPGGTGGDSVGFTGIGETDGPKLPDPIGEQNENNQQQLPQQPGSGTPPMMPPGGMGGAGGMNQSSAERPDAAGLLGGVQQPWTASTPGSVGDPNAFGDTPSSESAAWASPPNGETTSAELPDAIGADQQQTPGTPMVPPGGMGGAGAQNQSSAERPDSAGLLGGVQQPWVAGTVDGVGAPSAHGETPPLQAASWADSSAVDTHSEQGTTSEAAGVDQQSPTNTGWGTSPQPGWGTAGEPRREERAAPPAVPQGGGEADDIVRIAVVQPVDAEDTSAWDVGTAEFLPGLLPVGRVAEDRAEEIGTDYLERSAEPWRTEPAAEPEPVLSTYQRLRGGSAEILFDDIPMCGDGPEPEPEPSEKDASSAGDGDEAEEEEERTMADLLRQDDSAWGAPGGRRSSGVLE is encoded by the coding sequence CAGATCGAAGCCGCCGTCCTCGGCGGGGGCTCGATGGAACACGGCCAGGACAACCTCGACAAGGCCTACGGCAATGTGAACTGGCAGTCGTTGCAGGATGCCGCGGGGATCTTCCAGGAGACCCAACAGAACCTCGCGATGGTCGCCCAGGCCCTCAAGGACCAGACCGCCGCCCTCGCCGGCCCGGACGGACCGTGGAAGGGCGAGGCCGCCACCAACTTCAAGACCATGATGACCACCTTCGCCACCAAGTTCTCCGATCTGGCGGACCGGATCGCGGACGACGGCGGGTCCCACAACGTGCCGACCCAGCTGGTCAATTCCGCGGCCTACCTGAAGTGGGCGCAGGACACCATCCGGTACATCGACCGGTTCTACGCCGCGCAGGTGATCGCGCGCGGCAAGCAGCTCGACGACGGACGCGCCTACATCTCCCAGTTCCCGGACGCGGTCGAGATGATGACCAACGACATGCGCAAGGTCGCCGGCCAGCTCGCTCAGCAGTACCACAGCGTCACCGTGAACGAGGGGCAGACGACCCCGCCGCCTCCCCCGAACACCGACCAGCCCGATCCGCCTCCTCCGCCGCCTCCGCCGCCGGACCCGCCGCCCGCACCCACCCCGCCGCCTCCGCCGCCGGTGACCCCACCGCCGCCCGCGCCGCCGCCACCCACTCCGCCCCCGACGTCGCCGCCTCCGCCGACGCCGGAGCCGCCGCCGGTGACTCCACCGCCCGGCGGTAGCGATGGGCCTGGTGCGCCGCCGCCGTTGAACAATGCCGAACTTCCACCTCCTCCGGGCGGTAGCGGTGGTGGTCCCGGTGGCAGCGACGTGCCGCCGCCGTTGAACAACGCCGAGATCCCGCCGCCTCCGGGTGGTGTCGATGGTCCCGGTGGGAACGGGACGCCGCCGCCGTTGAACAACGCCGTCATCCCGCCGCCGCCCGGCGGGAGCAACGGTCCCGGTGGAAACAACGGCCCAGGGAACAACAAGCTGCAATCGCCGGACCTGCCGCCCCCGCCGGACGGCAGCACCGGTGGTTCACCGACCCCGCCGCCGCTTTCGCCCGCACCCATTCCGCCGCCGCCCGGCAGCACCGGTGGCGGACCGAACGGCAGCACCGGCAACAACAACCTCAAGTCGCCGCCGCTTTCCCCGCCGCCGGGGAACTCGCTCGGCAACAACCTGACCTCACCGCAGATCCCGCCGCCCCCTGGCAGCTCCGGCGGCCTCGGGAACAACCCGGGTGGGAGCGGCAACCTGACGTCGCCGCAGATCCCGCCGCCACCGGGGGATTCCGGGCTGGGCGGCAACAGCGATCTGGCCAACAACGCGCTCAACCCGGCCCATCTGCCGCCCGGGCTGACCCCGCCGGGCGACCAGACGCCCGGCGGCGGCGGGATGCCGATGATGCCGCCGGGTGGCATGGGTGGCGCCGGTGGCATGAACTCGCCGTCGTCGGAACGGCCGGATTCCTCCGGTCTGCTCGGCAACATCAAGCAGCCGTGGGTGAGCCCGCCGCCCGAAGGCATCGGCAACCCGAACGCGAACGGCGAGGCCCCGCCGCTGAGCTCGGCCAACTGGGCTCCGCCGCCCGGTGCGAGCGGTGGACTCGGCGACGGTCCCGGCGGGCTCGGTGACGGCCTCGGCGGCACCGGCGGCACCGGCGGTCCGGATGCGATCAAGGGCCTCGGCGAGAGCGATCTGCCGAAAATGCCGGATCCGATCGGCGAGCAGAACCAGAACAACCAGCAACAGCAGCAGACGCCGGGTGCCGGTACGCCGCCGATGATGCCGCCGGGTGGCATGGGTGGCGCCGGTGGGATGAACGCTCCTTCGGCGGAGCGCCCGGACTCCTCGGGCCTGCTCGGGAACGTGGACAAGCCTTGGCTGAGCGAAATCCCTGGTGGCGTCGGCGATCCGACGTCGCAGGGCGAGACGCCGCCGCTGAGCTCGGCCGAATGGGCACCGCCTCCGGGTGGTGCCGTCGATCCCGGTGGCGTGGGGTCTGGTCCCGGTGACTCGATCGGCGACGGATTCAAGGGCATCGGCGAGAGCGACGGTCCGAAGCTGCCGGATCCGATCGGCAGCCAGAACGAGAACCAGCAGCAGCTGCCGCAGACACCGGGCGCCGGGACGCCGCCGATGATGCCGCCGGGCGGTATGGGCGGTGCCGGCGGGATGAACGCGCCTTCGGCGGAGCGGCCGGACTCGGCCGGCCTGCTCGGGAACGTCGACCGGCCGTGGCTGAGCGAGATGCCTGGCGGCGTCGGCGATCCGACGTCGCAGGGCGAGACCCCGCGCAGCGAATCGGCCGGGTGGGCGCCACCTCCGGGCGGCACCGGTGGTGACTCCGTCGGGTTCACCGGCATCGGCGAGACCGACGGTCCGAAGCTGCCGGATCCGATCGGTGAGCAGAACGAGAACAACCAGCAACAGCTGCCGCAGCAGCCGGGTTCGGGGACGCCGCCGATGATGCCGCCGGGCGGTATGGGCGGTGCCGGTGGCATGAACCAGTCGTCGGCGGAGCGGCCGGATGCGGCCGGACTGCTCGGTGGTGTCCAGCAGCCGTGGACCGCGAGCACGCCTGGCAGCGTCGGCGACCCGAACGCGTTCGGGGACACGCCGTCGAGTGAGTCGGCTGCGTGGGCCTCTCCGCCGAACGGCGAGACCACGAGTGCGGAGCTGCCCGACGCCATCGGCGCCGACCAGCAGCAGACGCCGGGAACGCCGATGGTGCCGCCGGGCGGTATGGGCGGTGCCGGTGCGCAGAACCAGTCGTCGGCGGAGCGGCCGGATTCGGCTGGTCTGCTCGGCGGGGTGCAACAGCCGTGGGTGGCGGGCACCGTCGACGGTGTCGGCGCACCCAGCGCGCACGGCGAAACCCCGCCGTTGCAAGCGGCGTCCTGGGCGGATTCGTCCGCTGTGGACACTCATTCGGAGCAGGGCACCACGTCGGAGGCGGCCGGTGTGGACCAGCAGTCTCCGACGAACACCGGCTGGGGCACGAGTCCGCAGCCGGGCTGGGGCACCGCCGGGGAACCGCGCCGGGAGGAGCGCGCCGCACCGCCGGCCGTTCCCCAGGGCGGCGGCGAAGCGGACGACATCGTACGCATCGCCGTGGTGCAGCCGGTCGACGCCGAGGACACGTCCGCCTGGGACGTCGGAACGGCCGAGTTCCTGCCCGGCCTGCTGCCGGTCGGGAGGGTGGCCGAGGACCGGGCCGAGGAGATCGGCACCGACTATCTCGAGCGCAGTGCCGAACCGTGGCGTACGGAACCGGCCGCCGAACCGGAACCGGTGCTGAGCACCTACCAGCGGCTTCGCGGTGGGTCGGCCGAGATCCTCTTCGACGACATCCCGATGTGCGGCGACGGCCCGGAACCCGAGCCGGAACCATCCGAAAAGGACGCCTCGTCCGCCGGGGACGGGGACGAGGCGGAAGAGGAGGAGGAACGCACCATGGCGGATCTCCTGCGGCAGGACGACTCGGCCTGGGGCGCTCCGGGCGGCCGCCGTTCCTCGGGGGTGCTCGAATGA
- the eccCa gene encoding type VII secretion protein EccCa, with amino-acid sequence MSTETVKRGPRAAGPEMPEGQVDLQEPPVMAEPAARDFNSLLMMLPMAIGSMVMVLAFSGVAGSSPFTYVIGGGMGVSMMAMSLGQLSRASGERKRKMKAERRDYLRYITQVRERARSTAEDQRRAVAWNNPSPDSLWSVAMGPRLWERRVSHDDFARVRIGLGSQQSALELMPPVTKPIEDLEPLSAISLRRFTETYRTLSGIPTAVGLRSFTSVEFDGDPDAAVALVRAMLAQLVTFHSPDELRLAVLTTESAQAQWDWVKWLPHNNHPTLRDTAGPLRLLAADHDELMDILGPEVADRDDHDKTVGPTTTEPFVVVVAHLATIPESSRLVGAGLRNVVLLDVTGTLPGGPKVLRLTTKDDVVEFPAGSGVGSASRDELSVTQSEGLSRLLAPKRTSGTLEIADQPLDSDFGLTALLGIKDVHTFDIATQWRPRAVQRARMSVPIGVTEDGEIVELDLKESAQGGMGPHGMLIGATGSGKSELLRTLVLGLAATHSSEILNFVLVDFKGGATFLGMDRLPHTSAMITNLADELPLVDRMQDSLNGEMVRRQEQLRASGYPSLYEYEKARAAGEQLAPMPTLFLVVDEFSELLSAKPEFMELFVSVGRLGRSLGVHLLLASQRLDEGRIHRVEGHLSYRIALRTFSSMESRSVIGAGSAYELPPEPGNGYLKIDTTNLVRFKAAYVSGPVPAGSGENSAVAAARASRAVVPFFTQARPTKLIVHDDEPEPEEKQSDVDALEAAAPGGLTLADVFVDRLAGSGPAARQVWLPPLAESPSLDSLLPSVVPDPVRGMSVSDPAHWGRLRVPMGMIDRPFEQVRELLMADLSSAAGHVAVVGGPKTGKSTVLRTLVLALAMTHTPREVQFYGLDFGGGGIMSLNGLPHVGSIATRLERDRVVRTIEEISQVMESRETLFAEHGIESMDAYRELRKSGRIDDPFGDVFLVVDGWYSLKNDYGDLEQKIGELASRGLSFGVHVVIGATRWSEIRPYLRDLLQTRFELRLGDPMESEIGSRKAKTVPNQPGRGLTPDGLHFLAALPRMDGSGNTEDLAAATKSVAEEVHLFWPGAPAPSVRLLPAKLPMVQLPGPDGDLRVALGQDEQRLLPVWHDFSATPHLLTFGDNETGKTNLLRLVLRSVLARYPSSEAKIVLADPSRQLDTEVPEEYRVGYATTTEALQELAQQASVSLTPRVPDQSITADRLKRRDWWTGPRLFFVIDDYQLLTTGMGSPLEPLLSLLSQGSYIGFHLILGRSTSGAMRALSDAVVRRIWELGSPGVVFSYPKEEGKFLGEAAPRSLPAGRAQLVTRRGVKLVQTGFVPLEDEPAGDGLSPLAMTERGVR; translated from the coding sequence ATGAGCACGGAAACGGTGAAGCGGGGCCCGCGCGCGGCCGGCCCCGAAATGCCCGAAGGTCAGGTGGACCTGCAGGAACCGCCGGTGATGGCGGAGCCTGCGGCCCGGGACTTCAACTCGCTGCTGATGATGCTGCCGATGGCCATCGGGTCGATGGTCATGGTGCTGGCCTTCTCCGGGGTCGCGGGCAGCTCGCCGTTCACCTACGTGATCGGTGGCGGCATGGGTGTGTCCATGATGGCCATGAGCCTGGGGCAGCTGTCCCGTGCCTCGGGCGAGCGCAAGCGGAAGATGAAGGCGGAAAGGCGGGACTACCTGCGCTACATCACGCAGGTACGGGAGCGCGCCCGCTCGACCGCGGAGGACCAGCGGCGGGCGGTGGCGTGGAACAACCCGTCGCCGGATTCGCTGTGGTCGGTGGCGATGGGCCCGCGGCTGTGGGAACGCCGGGTCAGCCACGACGACTTCGCCAGGGTGCGGATCGGGCTGGGCAGCCAGCAGTCGGCGCTGGAGCTGATGCCGCCGGTGACCAAGCCGATCGAGGATCTGGAGCCGTTGTCGGCCATTTCGCTGCGCCGGTTCACCGAGACCTATCGCACGTTGTCCGGGATCCCGACCGCGGTGGGGTTGCGCAGCTTCACGAGCGTGGAGTTCGACGGTGATCCGGACGCGGCGGTCGCGCTGGTCCGGGCGATGCTCGCGCAGCTGGTGACGTTCCACTCGCCGGACGAGCTGCGGCTGGCGGTGCTGACCACGGAGTCGGCGCAGGCGCAGTGGGACTGGGTGAAATGGCTGCCGCACAACAACCACCCGACGTTGCGCGACACCGCCGGCCCGCTGCGGCTGCTGGCCGCGGACCACGACGAGCTGATGGACATCCTGGGCCCGGAAGTGGCGGACCGGGACGACCACGACAAGACCGTCGGGCCGACCACGACCGAGCCGTTCGTGGTCGTGGTCGCGCATCTGGCGACGATCCCGGAGTCGTCGCGGCTGGTGGGTGCGGGCCTGCGGAACGTGGTGTTGCTGGACGTGACCGGAACCCTCCCGGGCGGCCCGAAGGTGCTGCGGCTGACCACCAAGGACGACGTGGTGGAGTTCCCGGCCGGCTCCGGCGTGGGCTCCGCGTCGCGGGACGAACTGTCGGTGACCCAGTCGGAGGGGCTGTCCCGGCTGCTCGCGCCGAAGCGCACGAGCGGCACGCTGGAAATCGCGGACCAGCCGTTGGACAGTGATTTCGGGCTGACCGCGTTGCTGGGGATCAAGGACGTGCACACGTTCGACATCGCGACCCAGTGGCGGCCGCGGGCGGTGCAGCGGGCGCGGATGTCGGTACCGATCGGGGTGACCGAGGACGGCGAGATCGTCGAGCTGGACCTGAAGGAGTCCGCCCAGGGCGGGATGGGTCCGCACGGGATGCTGATCGGGGCGACCGGTTCAGGCAAATCGGAGCTCCTGCGCACCCTCGTGCTCGGGCTGGCCGCGACGCATTCGTCGGAAATCCTCAACTTCGTGCTCGTCGACTTCAAGGGCGGCGCGACGTTCCTCGGCATGGACCGCCTGCCGCACACCTCGGCGATGATCACCAACCTCGCCGACGAACTGCCGCTGGTCGACCGCATGCAGGACTCGCTCAACGGCGAAATGGTGCGCAGGCAGGAACAGCTGCGCGCGAGCGGTTACCCGTCGCTGTACGAATACGAAAAGGCACGTGCGGCCGGCGAGCAGCTGGCACCGATGCCGACGTTGTTCCTGGTGGTGGACGAGTTCTCCGAGCTGCTGAGTGCGAAGCCGGAGTTCATGGAGCTGTTCGTGTCGGTCGGCAGGCTCGGCCGCAGCCTCGGGGTGCACCTGCTGCTCGCCTCGCAGCGGCTGGACGAGGGCCGCATCCACCGGGTGGAGGGCCACCTTTCGTACCGGATCGCACTGCGCACCTTCTCCTCGATGGAATCCCGCAGCGTGATCGGCGCCGGCAGCGCGTACGAACTGCCGCCGGAGCCGGGCAACGGATACCTGAAAATCGATACCACGAACCTGGTGCGCTTCAAGGCCGCCTACGTGTCCGGGCCGGTGCCCGCAGGCAGCGGCGAGAACTCCGCGGTGGCCGCGGCGCGGGCGAGCCGGGCGGTCGTCCCGTTCTTCACCCAGGCCCGGCCCACCAAGCTGATCGTGCACGACGACGAGCCGGAGCCGGAGGAGAAGCAGTCCGATGTGGACGCCTTGGAGGCGGCCGCCCCGGGCGGGCTGACGCTGGCGGACGTCTTCGTGGACCGGCTGGCCGGTTCGGGACCGGCGGCACGGCAGGTGTGGCTGCCGCCGCTGGCCGAATCGCCGAGCCTGGATTCGCTCCTGCCGAGTGTGGTGCCGGATCCGGTCCGCGGGATGTCGGTGTCGGACCCCGCGCACTGGGGACGGCTGCGGGTGCCGATGGGCATGATCGACCGGCCGTTCGAGCAGGTGCGTGAGCTGCTGATGGCCGACCTGTCGTCGGCGGCCGGGCACGTCGCGGTCGTGGGTGGCCCGAAGACCGGCAAGTCGACCGTGCTGCGCACCCTGGTGCTCGCGCTGGCGATGACCCACACCCCGCGCGAGGTCCAGTTCTACGGCCTGGACTTCGGCGGCGGCGGGATCATGTCGCTCAACGGCCTGCCGCACGTCGGATCGATCGCCACCCGGCTCGAACGGGACCGGGTGGTGCGGACCATCGAAGAGATCTCGCAGGTCATGGAAAGCCGCGAAACGCTGTTCGCCGAGCACGGCATCGAATCCATGGACGCTTACCGCGAGCTGCGCAAGTCGGGCCGGATCGACGATCCGTTCGGTGACGTGTTCCTGGTGGTCGACGGCTGGTACAGCCTCAAGAACGACTACGGCGACCTGGAACAGAAGATCGGCGAGCTGGCCTCGCGCGGGCTGTCGTTCGGCGTGCACGTGGTGATCGGCGCGACCCGCTGGTCGGAGATCCGCCCGTACCTGCGGGACCTGCTGCAGACCCGGTTCGAGCTGCGGCTCGGCGATCCGATGGAGTCGGAGATCGGTTCGCGCAAGGCGAAGACGGTGCCGAACCAGCCGGGCCGCGGGCTGACCCCGGACGGGCTGCACTTCCTGGCCGCGCTGCCGCGGATGGACGGCAGTGGCAACACCGAGGATCTGGCCGCGGCCACGAAGTCGGTCGCCGAGGAGGTGCACCTGTTCTGGCCGGGCGCGCCCGCGCCGTCGGTGCGGCTGCTGCCCGCGAAGCTGCCGATGGTTCAGCTGCCGGGCCCCGACGGCGACCTGCGGGTCGCGCTGGGACAGGACGAGCAGCGCCTGCTTCCGGTCTGGCACGACTTCTCGGCCACCCCGCACCTGCTGACCTTCGGCGACAACGAGACCGGCAAGACGAACCTGCTGCGGCTGGTGCTGCGCTCGGTGCTGGCGCGGTACCCCTCGAGTGAGGCGAAGATCGTGCTCGCCGACCCGAGCCGGCAGCTGGACACCGAGGTGCCCGAGGAGTACCGCGTCGGGTACGCGACCACGACCGAAGCGTTGCAGGAGCTGGCCCAGCAGGCCAGCGTGTCGCTGACGCCGCGGGTGCCGGACCAGAGCATCACCGCCGACCGGCTCAAGCGCCGCGACTGGTGGACCGGGCCGCGGCTGTTCTTCGTGATCGACGACTACCAGCTGCTGACCACGGGCATGGGCTCGCCGCTGGAGCCGCTGTTGTCGTTGCTGTCCCAGGGTTCCTACATCGGGTTCCACCTCATCCTCGGCCGCAGCACCTCGGGTGCGATGCGGGCCCTGTCCGACGCGGTGGTGCGCCGGATCTGGGAGCTGGGCAGCCCCGGGGTGGTGTTCTCCTACCCGAAGGAAGAGGGCAAGTTCCTCGGCGAGGCGGCGCCGCGGTCGCTGCCCGCCGGCCGCGCGCAACTGGTCACCCGCCGTGGCGTGAAACTCGTGCAGACCGGGTTCGTGCCGCTGGAGGACGAACCGGCCGGTGACGGACTGTCTCCGCTCGCGATGACGGAAAGGGGTGTGCGATGA
- a CDS encoding type VII secretion protein EccB produces MVQTQKDHVEAYSFLIGRMTSALVLGDASHLDVPAKRAWTGLLVGLLLGVLIAVGFFVYGLIAHHTGSSPSGPAPVPGRTV; encoded by the coding sequence ATGGTGCAAACCCAGAAGGACCACGTCGAGGCGTACTCGTTCCTCATCGGACGGATGACCTCGGCACTCGTACTCGGCGACGCCAGCCACCTCGACGTCCCGGCGAAGCGGGCGTGGACCGGCCTGCTGGTCGGGCTGCTGCTCGGCGTGCTGATCGCCGTCGGGTTCTTCGTCTACGGCCTGATCGCGCACCACACCGGCTCGTCGCCGTCCGGACCGGCCCCGGTACCCGGGCGCACGGTCTGA
- the eccD gene encoding type VII secretion integral membrane protein EccD, translated as MSTLTGELCRITVYGPQGRADLAVPMSVPLTSLLPVLLQHTGGREDLGDSWVLQRLGEQPLDAAGTPESLDWKEGEEFHLRPRQDPLPELDFDDIADGMATAVARQPGRWRPELNRGLFLGFAIFCLVVLARVLLYPGSTGLSAIGGGVLALGLLTAAVATGVRSTDRTLLGLLGLGGCGFAFLAGAVAVAGLGPAFDLQGAPLLTGCLTFALAGGLVLGGRAAWSPAIPFVPFGAVVAIGVGGAVTLWLHLGVGFSTVQTAGLVSFVLVGFMVFAPRVGIRFARIRGPQLPRSAGELQYDIEPAPAEQMNRQTGYANGYLTIACLAATVIFTGCYPFLVDGGLWPAILGGLVTAAVLMRSRALLGVWQRVPLAVSGAIGLVLLGLALIQPLPTEWRGACLGGLAAVFFLLLLAMLRPPPRRLLPIWGHLANWLETLSAVAMIPILLQLFGVYSWAAGLTE; from the coding sequence ATGAGCACGTTGACCGGCGAACTGTGCCGGATCACGGTGTACGGACCGCAGGGCCGGGCGGATCTGGCCGTGCCGATGTCGGTACCGCTGACCAGCCTGCTTCCGGTGCTGCTGCAGCACACCGGCGGCCGCGAGGACCTCGGCGACTCGTGGGTGCTGCAACGCCTCGGCGAGCAGCCGCTGGACGCGGCGGGTACGCCGGAGTCGCTGGACTGGAAGGAGGGTGAGGAGTTCCACCTGCGCCCCCGCCAGGACCCGTTGCCGGAACTGGACTTCGACGACATCGCCGACGGCATGGCCACCGCCGTCGCCCGGCAGCCCGGACGCTGGCGCCCGGAACTCAACCGGGGTCTCTTCCTCGGGTTCGCGATCTTCTGCCTGGTGGTACTGGCCCGCGTGCTGCTCTACCCGGGCTCGACCGGGCTGTCCGCGATCGGCGGTGGGGTGCTCGCGCTCGGACTGCTGACCGCCGCCGTGGCGACCGGGGTGCGTTCGACGGACCGGACGTTGCTGGGCCTGCTGGGACTGGGCGGCTGCGGATTCGCGTTCCTGGCCGGTGCGGTCGCGGTCGCCGGCCTCGGACCGGCGTTCGACTTGCAGGGCGCGCCGTTGCTGACCGGCTGCCTGACGTTCGCGCTCGCCGGTGGGCTGGTGCTGGGCGGGCGGGCCGCGTGGTCGCCGGCGATCCCGTTCGTGCCCTTCGGCGCGGTCGTGGCGATCGGCGTCGGCGGAGCGGTCACGTTGTGGCTGCACCTCGGTGTCGGGTTCTCCACAGTGCAAACCGCAGGGCTCGTGTCGTTCGTGCTGGTCGGGTTCATGGTCTTCGCCCCGCGGGTCGGCATCCGGTTCGCCCGGATCCGCGGTCCGCAACTGCCGCGTTCGGCCGGTGAACTGCAGTACGACATCGAACCCGCGCCTGCCGAGCAGATGAACCGGCAGACCGGCTACGCCAACGGCTACCTCACCATCGCCTGCCTGGCCGCCACTGTGATCTTCACCGGCTGCTACCCGTTCCTGGTGGACGGGGGACTGTGGCCGGCGATACTGGGCGGTCTGGTCACCGCCGCGGTCCTGATGCGCTCGCGGGCGTTGCTGGGCGTGTGGCAGCGCGTGCCGCTGGCGGTGTCCGGCGCGATCGGGCTGGTGCTGCTCGGCCTCGCGCTGATCCAGCCGCTGCCGACCGAGTGGCGGGGCGCCTGCCTCGGTGGGCTCGCGGCGGTGTTCTTCCTGCTCCTGCTGGCGATGCTGCGTCCGCCGCCACGGCGGCTGCTGCCGATCTGGGGGCATCTGGCGAACTGGCTGGAGACCCTGAGCGCGGTCGCGATGATCCCGATCCTGCTGCAGTTGTTCGGCGTCTACTCGTGGGCCGCCGGACTCACCGAATGA